In a single window of the Micromonospora sp. WMMD1155 genome:
- a CDS encoding DUF4878 domain-containing protein translates to MTYEPMMVPQSKPNRTARTVLIVVAVVLVVCCAVGACGGFWFYRSVKAAVEPARVAATGFLDDVQAGDYPGAYGRLCDEVRDTMTVEDFTRVQSAQLKISSYEIVGVNVNNHNGRVTATVTVTAVQQTTGAQFTQGLALVKEDDEWRVCQ, encoded by the coding sequence ATGACGTACGAGCCCATGATGGTGCCTCAGTCGAAGCCCAACCGGACCGCTCGTACCGTCCTGATCGTCGTCGCCGTGGTGCTGGTGGTGTGCTGCGCGGTGGGTGCCTGCGGCGGTTTCTGGTTCTACCGCAGCGTCAAGGCTGCCGTCGAGCCGGCCCGGGTGGCGGCGACCGGCTTCCTCGACGACGTGCAGGCCGGTGACTACCCGGGCGCGTACGGGCGGCTGTGCGACGAGGTACGCGACACCATGACGGTGGAGGACTTCACCCGGGTCCAGTCCGCCCAGTTGAAGATCAGCAGCTACGAGATCGTCGGCGTGAACGTGAACAACCACAACGGGCGCGTCACCGCGACCGTCACCGTCACGGCGGTCCAGCAGACCACCGGCGCGCAGTTCACCCAGGGGTTGGCCCTGGTCAAGGAGGACGACGAGTGGCGCGTCTGCCAGTGA